One genomic segment of Mytilus galloprovincialis chromosome 5, xbMytGall1.hap1.1, whole genome shotgun sequence includes these proteins:
- the LOC143076350 gene encoding uncharacterized protein LOC143076350, whose translation MIELSHTCHTCFEHYSYMDRKRVLSELESKGYSIVTDVITHEECNHYMTQYKEWLSRFGDERPYQEESLTHQFRVAHAEPTWNVRLKSKPVFASIWQTENLMSSMDGVALTEPPELGRSSFCNPDFFWLHTDQGSWREGLHAYQGAVYLEETSETDFCFRVLENSVQFHKEFYEHFPTAKEKSAGEDFYILSKEEIDWFISKGCEMKKVPVPKGGMVLWDSRTIHDNIAPTRGRPNSDRWRFVVFVCMVPAIWSTPEDIELKTEAYNEMAATAHWPAQGVWLFQKTSEKNKTNKFTHLEMIQEQPDVAKGKDVLRLVGIEKYDPEENNEVIFKRPKWNILFDSEEWKKRETHQN comes from the exons ATGATAGAGTTATCACATACTTGTCATACATGTTTTGAACACTATAGCTACATGGATAG aaaACGTGTTTTGTCAGAGCTTGAAAGCAAAGGCTACAGTATTGTTACCGATGTCATAACCCACGAGGAATGTAACCATTACATGACCCAATACAAGGAGTGGCTCAGCAGATTCGGCGATGAACGTCCTTATCAGGAGGAATCGCTGACTCATCAGTTCAGGGTTGCACATGCTGAACCTACATGGAATGTCAGGCTGAAGTCAAAACCAGTGTTTGCGTCTATTTGGCAGACAGAGAATTTAATGAGTAGTATGGACGGGGTAGCATTGACGGAGCCACCAGAACTAG GACGATCGTCTTTTTGCAATCCTGACTTCTTTTGGTTACACACTGATCAAGGCTCTTGGAGAGAAGGATTGCATGCATATCAAGGAGCCGTCTATCTTGAAGAAACGTCAGAAACAGATTTCTGCTTTAGAGTGTTGGAAAATTCAGTTCAGTTTCACAAAGAATTTTATGAACACTTTCCAACTGCGAAAGAAAAATCTGCAGGCGAAGATTTTTATATTCTTTCAAAAGAAGAAATCGATTGGTTTATATCTAAAGGATGTGAAATGAAAAAAGTTCCGGTACCAAAGGGGGGAATGGTATTATGGGATTCTAGAACAATACACGATAATATAGCTCCAACGAGAGGTCGGCCAAACTCTGACAGATGGCGGTTCGTTGTATTTGTGTGCATGGTTCCAGCAATATGGAGTACACCAGAGGACATTGAGTTAAAAACAGAAGCTTATAATGAAATGGCAGCGACAGCACATTGGCCAGCACAAGGAGTATGGCTATTTCAGAAAACAtccgaaaaaaataaaacaaataagtttACCCACCTAGAAATGATTCAAGAACAACCAGATGTTGCCAAAGGCAAAGACGTGTTAAGGTTAGTTGGTATAGAGAAGTATGACCCTGAGGAAAATAACGAAGTTATATTCAAGAGACCAAAGTGGAACATTTTGTTTGATTCCGAAGAATGGAAGAAGAGAGAGACACAccaaaattga
- the LOC143076349 gene encoding uncharacterized protein LOC143076349 has product MVDVVANHMGYTDGCCWNVDCDKQQLVNFTGFSPFNRSEDYHSLCEIMNWKNQTEVELCRLAKLPDLNQSNQYVRSTLLNWISEFTKKYGIDGYRIDTVTEVAKDFWSEFQVAAGVFCLGEASSGNITYTAEYQGPLNSILNYPLYYTMKRVFTGNQSMKTLTTTVDQEIMKFEDITVLGNFIDNHDVQRFLSISSNITMLMNNLAYVLLSQGIPIIYYGTEQAFNGGNDPENREALWPHYNQTSTLYKFISQLSHFRRRSDLDFSSDQQTEVYASDDYFILSRGDKHQVLIFITNKISDGNLTKTFPVNVYTDGTVLVNIENDKDFIKVTNRSIDVQFYKNMPKVFRLQTDTNSGDPVRLSIVITILSALVTLGIYWVAP; this is encoded by the exons ATGGTTGATGT GGTGGCTAACCACATGGGATATACTGATGGTTGTTGTTGGAACGTTGATTGTGACAAACAACAGCTGGTGAATTTTACAGGATTCAGTCCATTTAATAGATCTGAGGATTATCACAGTCTCTGCGAAATAATGAACTGGAAAAACCAAACTGAG GTTGAATTATGTCGACTCGCCAAGCTTCCCGACCTAAATCAGTCAAACCAATATGTCAGATCTACCTTGCTTAATTGGATAAGCGAGTTTACAAAGAAATATGGAATCGATGGTTACAGAATAGACACAGTCACAGAG gtgGCAAAAGACTTCTGGTCAGAATTCCAGGTAGCTGCTGGAGTTTTCTGCCTTGGGGAGGCCAGCAGTGGTAACATAACATACACAGCTGAGTACCAGGGTCCGTTAAACTCTATTCTCAACTACCCTCTCTACTATACGATGAAAAGGGTGTTTACAGGGAACCAGTCAATGAAAACTCTAACAACGACAGTTGACCAAGAG ATAATGAAATTCGAAGATATAACAGTTCTAGGAAATTTTATCGATAACCATGACGTTCAAAGATTTCTCAGTATATCATCAAATATAACGATGTTAATGAATAACTTGGCATATGTCTTATTGTCACAG GGTATTCCTATAATTTATTATGGTACAGAGCAAGCTTTCAATGGTGGAAACGATCCAGAAAATAGAGAAGCTTTATGGCCCCATTACAACCAAACGTCAACGTTATAtaag TTTATTTCGCAACTGTCACACTTTAGAAGAAGATCTGATTTGGATTTTTCCTCAGACCAACAGACAGAGGTGTATGCATCTGatgattattttatattatcTCGTGGGGATAAACACCAG GTTTTGATATTCATTACAAACAAAATCTCCGATGGAAATTTGACAAAGACGTTCCCAGTAAATGTATATACGGACGGTACAG TCCTTGTAAACATTGAAAATGACAAAGACTTTATTAAAGTAACAAACCGTTCGATTGATGTACAGTTTTATAAGAATATGCCAAAAGTTTTCAGACTACAAACAGATACCAACAGCGGCGATCCAGTTCGTTTATCCATTGTTATTACAATATTGTCGGCATTGGTAACACTTGGTATCTATTGGGTTGCACCATAG